The following are encoded together in the Deltaproteobacteria bacterium genome:
- the map gene encoding type I methionyl aminopeptidase, whose product MGLLDPLPEDERIILKSPQEIEKMRRSNQIVAEILAEIKTSARPGVTTRELDELAEALLAKLKAHSAFKGYNGYPAALCTSVNEEVVHGIPSNRVLKEGDILSLDFGAIYDGFYGDAAITLPIGSISTEAEQLLRVTEEALYLAIDQARPENRLMDISAAIQRHVESHGFSVVRDFVGHGIGKHLHEKPQVPNFGIPGRGVRLKPGMTLAIEPMINAGGCEVMIREDGWTAVTKDRSLSAHFEHSVAVTENGPAILSKL is encoded by the coding sequence ATGGGGCTCTTGGATCCTCTTCCGGAAGATGAAAGAATCATCTTGAAATCTCCGCAAGAAATCGAAAAAATGCGGCGCAGCAATCAGATTGTAGCGGAGATTTTGGCGGAGATAAAAACATCGGCTCGGCCCGGGGTCACAACGCGGGAATTGGATGAGTTGGCCGAGGCCCTGCTGGCCAAGTTGAAAGCCCACTCGGCCTTTAAGGGATATAACGGATACCCGGCGGCCCTATGTACCTCGGTAAATGAAGAAGTCGTACACGGGATTCCCTCGAATCGAGTTCTGAAGGAAGGAGACATTCTGAGCTTAGATTTCGGGGCCATCTATGATGGCTTTTATGGGGATGCCGCCATAACCTTACCCATCGGAAGTATTTCAACAGAGGCTGAGCAATTGCTACGGGTAACGGAGGAGGCTTTGTATCTAGCCATCGATCAGGCCCGGCCGGAAAATCGCCTCATGGATATATCCGCCGCGATTCAGAGGCATGTAGAATCCCATGGTTTTTCGGTTGTGCGAGATTTTGTTGGACATGGGATTGGCAAGCATTTACATGAAAAACCCCAGGTCCCCAATTTTGGAATTCCCGGGCGCGGGGTACGCCTGAAGCCCGGGATGACCCTGGCCATTGAGCCCATGATCAACGCCGGAGGTTGCGAAGTGATGATTCGAGAAGACGGATGGACGGCTGTAACGAAAGACAGAAGTCTTTCGGCTCACTTTGAACATTCCGTAGCCGTAACGGAGAATGGGCCGGCCATTTTAAGCAAACTTTGA
- the infA gene encoding translation initiation factor IF-1 has product MSKEDVIEVGGTVIETLPNAMFRVELENGHRVLAHISGKMRMHFIKILAGDKVTVELSPYDLNRGRIIYRAK; this is encoded by the coding sequence ATGTCCAAAGAAGACGTCATTGAGGTCGGAGGAACGGTGATCGAAACCCTCCCCAACGCCATGTTTCGGGTAGAGTTGGAAAACGGTCACCGCGTGCTGGCGCACATCTCCGGCAAGATGCGCATGCATTTCATAAAAATATTAGCTGGTGATAAGGTGACAGTGGAACTTTCCCCTTACGACCTCAACCGGGGGCGGATTATTTACCGGGCGAAGTAA
- the rpmJ gene encoding 50S ribosomal protein L36 — MKVRASVRRICDKCKVVKRKGVVRVICQNTRHKQRQG; from the coding sequence ATGAAAGTAAGGGCTTCCGTGCGGCGAATATGTGACAAATGTAAGGTCGTAAAACGGAAAGGCGTCGTGCGGGTGATCTGCCAGAATACCCGGCACAAACAAAGGCAAGGATAA
- the rpsM gene encoding 30S ribosomal protein S13 encodes MARIAGIDLPRNKIVEIALTYIHGIGRSTARKLLEQAQVDFQRKTDQLTDVEVAKIREAIDKSNLKIEGDLRREVSMNIKRLMDLGAYRGLRHRRSLPVRGQRTHTNARTRKGPRRLMGGKKR; translated from the coding sequence GTGGCGCGCATTGCAGGAATTGATCTTCCCCGAAATAAAATTGTAGAAATTGCTCTGACCTACATTCACGGCATCGGCCGCTCTACGGCTCGCAAGCTTTTAGAACAAGCCCAGGTTGACTTTCAACGCAAGACCGACCAATTGACCGACGTAGAAGTAGCTAAAATCCGTGAGGCCATCGACAAGAGCAACTTGAAAATCGAAGGGGATTTGCGGCGAGAAGTTTCCATGAACATCAAACGACTGATGGACTTGGGGGCTTACCGGGGTCTTCGCCATCGACGCTCGTTGCCTGTGCGAGGCCAGCGCACCCATACCAATGCCCGCACCCGTAAAGGACCTCGGCGCCTGATGGGCGGGAAGAAGAGATAG
- the rpsK gene encoding 30S ribosomal protein S11: protein MPPVKSSGAKKKERRNIQNGVAHIQSTFNNTIVTITDVSGNVIAWASAGSVGFKGSRKSTPFAAQLAAEQAAKRAMEQGVKTIEIYVKGPGAGREAALRSLQAAGFRIDLIRDVTPIPHNGCRPPKRRRV, encoded by the coding sequence ATGCCGCCAGTAAAGAGTTCAGGGGCGAAAAAGAAGGAGCGGCGGAATATTCAGAACGGCGTCGCCCATATCCAATCTACTTTTAATAATACGATCGTGACGATTACCGACGTGAGTGGAAATGTCATTGCCTGGGCTAGTGCGGGTAGCGTGGGGTTTAAGGGGTCGCGCAAGAGTACTCCTTTTGCCGCCCAACTTGCCGCCGAACAGGCCGCCAAAAGAGCAATGGAGCAAGGAGTGAAGACCATCGAAATCTACGTCAAAGGCCCGGGGGCAGGACGCGAAGCAGCTTTACGGTCTTTGCAGGCTGCGGGATTTCGAATCGACCTCATCCGGGATGTCACTCCCATCCCCCACAATGGCTGTCGGCCGCCCAAAAGACGGCGGGTGTGA
- the rpsD gene encoding 30S ribosomal protein S4 produces the protein MARYIESVCRLCRRENLKLYLKGDRCYSDKCAFERRSYPPGQHGQGRSKFSSYGVQLREKQKVKRMYGLVEKQFRNFFAKAEKQKGITGTNLLIFLERRLDNMVYRLGFANSRNEARQLVQHNHFNVNGRKVSIPSYLVKIGDVIELREKSRKSAKINDSLEGVARRGIPSWLELDKEHYRGRISALPSREDLTMPIKEQLIVELYSK, from the coding sequence TTGGCGCGATATATTGAGTCGGTTTGCCGGTTATGCCGGCGGGAGAATTTGAAGCTTTATTTAAAAGGGGACCGGTGTTATTCCGATAAATGCGCCTTCGAACGGCGGAGTTACCCGCCGGGACAGCATGGTCAAGGCCGGTCAAAATTTTCCAGTTACGGCGTTCAGCTTCGGGAAAAGCAAAAAGTCAAGCGAATGTATGGCTTGGTTGAAAAACAGTTTCGGAATTTTTTCGCCAAAGCGGAAAAACAAAAAGGGATTACCGGAACCAACCTCCTCATTTTTTTAGAGAGGCGCCTAGACAATATGGTCTACCGTCTGGGATTTGCCAACTCGCGGAATGAAGCCCGTCAATTGGTTCAACACAATCACTTTAATGTCAACGGACGTAAAGTGAGCATCCCTTCCTATTTAGTCAAAATCGGAGATGTAATTGAATTGAGGGAAAAGAGTCGCAAGAGTGCCAAGATCAACGATTCATTGGAGGGAGTGGCCAGACGAGGAATTCCCTCTTGGTTGGAGCTGGATAAGGAGCATTACCGGGGGCGGATTTCGGCTTTACCTAGCCGTGAGGATTTGACCATGCCCATCAAAGAACAATTGATCGTGGAACTTTATTCCAAATAA
- a CDS encoding DNA-directed RNA polymerase subunit alpha — protein sequence MYRNWQTLIKPKAIEAEQETLSPTYGRFHVEPLERGFGITIGNSLRRILLSFLQGAAITAVRIKGVLHEFSTLPGVREDVTDIILNIKEILVKLHSDGPEILRLKVNKPGVVKTQDIQANANVQILNPTHPIAALSEDGELEIEMVVKRGRGYVPAERNREEGQPIGTIPVDALFSPIRKVNYTVTHSRVGQITDYDRLTLEIWTHGGLAPADAIGYAAKILKDQVSVFINFDEGDAIPKPPEVEEASKINENLFKSVDELELSVRSANCLKNADIRFIGDLVQKTEAEMLKTKNFGRKSLNEIKEILTEMGLNLGMKLENWPPSEMQKPEKEA from the coding sequence ATGTATAGAAATTGGCAAACCCTGATAAAACCGAAGGCCATTGAAGCAGAACAGGAAACCCTCAGCCCCACCTACGGACGTTTTCATGTTGAGCCTCTGGAACGCGGGTTTGGCATCACCATCGGAAATTCCTTGCGCCGAATTCTGCTCTCTTTCCTTCAGGGAGCGGCCATCACAGCCGTGCGCATCAAAGGGGTTCTACATGAGTTTTCCACCCTTCCGGGAGTTCGCGAGGACGTTACCGATATCATTCTGAACATAAAAGAAATATTGGTTAAACTACACTCCGATGGCCCGGAAATCCTACGCTTGAAGGTCAACAAACCCGGAGTGGTGAAAACCCAGGATATCCAGGCGAATGCCAACGTGCAAATTTTAAACCCGACCCATCCCATAGCTGCGCTCTCCGAAGATGGAGAATTAGAAATCGAGATGGTGGTCAAGCGGGGAAGGGGATATGTACCTGCCGAACGGAATCGGGAAGAAGGACAGCCTATCGGCACAATTCCCGTTGATGCTCTTTTTTCCCCGATTCGCAAAGTAAATTACACGGTTACTCATTCTCGCGTAGGCCAGATTACGGATTATGACCGCCTCACTCTGGAGATTTGGACCCATGGAGGGTTAGCCCCTGCGGACGCCATTGGCTACGCCGCCAAAATTCTGAAAGATCAGGTCAGTGTATTTATCAATTTCGATGAAGGGGATGCCATTCCCAAACCGCCCGAGGTGGAAGAGGCCTCCAAAATCAATGAAAATCTGTTCAAGAGTGTGGATGAACTTGAACTTTCCGTGCGTTCAGCCAATTGTCTGAAGAATGCCGATATCCGATTCATTGGGGATCTGGTGCAAAAGACAGAGGCGGAAATGCTGAAAACCAAAAATTTTGGTAGAAAGTCTTTGAATGAGATCAAGGAGATTCTTACGGAAATGGGATTGAACTTAGGGATGAAGTTGGAAAATTGGCCTCCTTCCGAAATGCAGAAGCCGGAAAAAGAAGCCTAA